ATCAGCTCAAGGAACAGCTCCTCGTCGCCGAGGGGCTTTATATAGGCCACGTTGTTGTCCTCAACTATAGAGAGCACTTCCTCGGTCTCCATCGGGATCTTCTGCACCAGTCCGAGAGCGACTTCGAGGCCGAGCTCGTCAGTGGACTTTTCGGTCGCCTTTGAAAAGGCCTCCACAGTGCTGGCTTCGGCATGCTCAAGGACTTTGTTGGCGGCGTCAACGACGTCGGTTATCTCCATGAGGTCACGGACCATTACGTAGTAGTCAAAGGCCTCACCACTCGCTATCTCAAAGATCGGCACCGGTAGCTCGGTCGTGAAGGTGCCCCCGATGTAGCTGTAGAGGGGCATCCTCTTGACGCTCGCCGCGGCTTTGGCGACCGCTATCGACACCGCCAGTGCTGTGTTGGCACCGATGTGGCTGAAGTCCTCGGTGCCGTCTATCTCCCAGAGGTAGCTGTCTATGAGCTCCTGCTCGCTGGCATCGAAGCCTATGAGCTCGGGCCCTATTATCTCGTCAACTTCACTCACAGCGCGGTGGGCCTCGGCTATGTACAGGCTAGGGTTCTCGTCTATGGGGGATGCAAAGCGACCGAAGCCCGAGCTCGTTATGACATCTACCTCAACTGAATACCTACCACCCTTGAGCACTGCGACCCTGCCGATTACGTTCTCTATCACGGTCATCTTTCATCAGCTCGGCCTGATTACGGTGAGGGGGATTATTCCCTTCTCAAACTCAAGCAGCGCGGCGTCGAGCGGCGTGATTCCTTCCGGGACGTCGATGAGGATAGGCGCACCCATCGCTATCTGGAGGGCCCTCGCTCCAATTATACGGGCCTTTTCAAATCTCGTGTACCTGAACATTCCAACCACCCGTGCAAATTTTGGTGGGGCCGCCGGGATTTGAACCCGGGTCTCCGGCACCCCAAGCCGGGAGGATAGACCAAGCTACCCCACGGCCCCCCAGAAATGTGGTTTTTCAGTATACCCTGTATACCATTACCTGATCTATGAGCTCGACGTGGCTCAGCAGGGTTCTCCTGCAGCAGTACCTCTCGATCCCGAGGTCGTCGAGGACCTTCTCGGGATCCTCGCCCTTCTCAATCCGGGCCTTGAATTCGTAGTATTTGTCTCCTATGACCTTTCCACACGTGAAGCACCTGACGGGAACTATCACCCGTATCACCTTCTTGAATATTAAAGGAAAGCGGTCAGCGGTAGGACTTCTGCCTCTTCGCCCTGGGACCCTTGGTTGAGCGGTTGGGCTTGTGCGGTTCGGTGCGCCTGCTGTCCCCGACGAGCATGGTTCTGTCGTACTTCATAAACTTTTCCTTGAGGTTCATGTCGTTGGTCCACTCGACTAGGGCCCTGGCTATGGCAACGCGCGCGGCCTCTGCCTGTCCCATGAAGCCCCCGCCCTCGACCTTGACATCGATGTCAACCTTGCTAACTATCTCCTCCCCGGCGAGGACAAGCGGTTCCATGATGGTGAAACGGGCTATCTCGGGTTCGATGATCTCAACTGGCTTGTGGTTGATCCTGACGCGACCCTTTCCTTCCCGGATGGTGGCCCTCGCGATGGCCGTCTTCCTCTTACCAGCAGTCTGGATGACCTTCATTTTCTCTCACCTCAGAACTTTCCACCGAGGAACTTGGCAACCTCGCCAACGGTAACGTACTTCGGAGTTGCAAGCCTCGACATGTGGGCCTCTATTATGGTCTCAAGCTCCCTGCCCTCGAACTCCTTCGGAACACCAACGTAGACCTTGAGCCTCTTGAAGGCCTTCCTTCCGCGGTCTGTCTTCCATGGAAGCATTCCCCTGACGGTTCTCCTGACGATCTCGTCGCTCCTCTTCGGGTAGAACGGACCCCTCCTCGGGTTGGTTCTGGTCCTCAGCTCGGTTCTCTGCTTGTACTTGGCAAAGATGTCCTCGCGGTTTCCGGTGATGATGGCCTTGTCGGCGTTGACTATGATGACTTCCTCACCCTCAAGGAGCATCTTGGCGACCTTCGAGGCGAGCCTTCCGAGTATGAGTCCTTCAGCGTTAATTATCCTCATGGCCCATCACTCCATTATGATTACTCCACTACCCTTCGGGTTCCTCTCGATGAGCTCCTCAATCGTGAGGACCTCTCCACCAGCCTCGATTATTTTCTTCTTAGCAGTCTCGCTGAACTTCCATGCAGCAACGGTCACCTTGTGCTCAAGCTTTCCAGCGCCGAGGACGCTTCCCGGGACTATGATTGTGTCGCCCTCCTTGGTGTAGCGGTTGATCCTGCTGACGTTCACTTCAGCCCTCTGTCTCCTGGGCCTCTCAAGGCGCCAGGCTACGTCCTTCCATATCTTAACTCCTTCCTCGTTCGACTTTTTTCTGAGGTAGCGGATGAGCCTCCTCAGATTGATGTCAGTGGGTCCGGTTCTCTTAACCATGAACATACCTCCTTAACGCTCTCTCGCAGGTGGGAAACCGACAGGTCCAACGGGGTGAGCGTAAATACTGGTGCGGGGGCGGGGATTTGAACCCCGGAACCCCTACGGGACGGGACCCTGAATCCCGCGCCTTTGGCCAGGCTCGGCAACCCCCGCGTCAGTCGGACGCTAATTTATGGAGTTCGCTTATAAATCTATCGCTCTTCCTCATGAGGATTTTTAGGGCTATGGCCACGATTTCCTCAACGGGGAGTTCTCCGTTGGTCTCGACGGTAAACACAAACGTTCCCGGAACTACCTCCTCCCTTATCGTATCACCCTGATAGGCCTCAAACTTCCTCGGGAGGTAGAAGGCTTTTGTGGTAGTGATGATGAGCTCCTCCTCAGTCTCATTAACCGGAAGACCGCGCCTCTCGGCAAGCTTTTTGAGCTCTTCCCAATCCGGGACTTCTTTGCTCACGTGTATCTTTGTCAGGTACTTATAGTAGACGAAGCCGGGCTGCCACTTGGCGTGATCCTTTCCACGCCCAAGCCTCGCGTAGGCGTTGAGGGTGAGCCTCTGTCCCTCCGCCAGTTTGACTATCGGGATGTCCGGGTTAGCGGGTTTTATCCCTTCGTCATCGCTCTTGAGGTCACCCGAGTAAACCATACCCGGCCCCTCAGCCTCAAGGGAGAGCGTGACTGTGTAGTCGTCGAGCTCAAGGGCATCCAGCGAGAACCTCTCAACGGGGGTGGTAAGCGGAATCATCGCCAGCCTGTGGGCAATTATCTCGTCAAAAAGTGCCGAATCGTTCTCAAAGAACTCGACCTCGTCAACGGCAAAGGTGGGAACCTCAGCCAGGATAGTTCTCCTCAGGGCATTGGCAAAGGGAACGTCGACTCCCTCGATGATGAACCTAATCGAGTCCTCCCTTTTCTCAAGAATCTGAAACTTTGGCTCCATTGGCATCACCAAAAAAGAAGTTGTTGGGGTCAGACGCGCCTGCCCCTTCTTCCGCCTTTCGGCCTGGTGCCGTCGTGCGGAATCGGGGTGACGTCCTCAACCCTCCCTATCCTGAGGCCGGCCCTGGCGAGGGCACGGATGGCGGCCTGTGCACCCGGCCCGGGGCTCTTGCTCTTGCTTCCTCCAGGAGCGCGGACCTTGATGTGAACGCCGACAAAGCCCTTCTCCATGGCCTCTTCGGCGGCCCTCCTGGCGGCAATCATGGCCGCGTATGGTGATGGCTCGTCCCTGTCGGCCTTGACGACCATACCACCGCTCCACCTGCTGACGGTCTCGGCCCCGGTGAGGTCGGTGATGTGGATAATGGTGTTGTTGTAGGAGGAGTATATGTGGGCAACTCCCCACTTCTCCTTCTTCTTAAGGTTAACCTGCTGGGTCTGTTCCTCGCTCATGCCTCACCACCCTGCTTGGCCTGTTCAATAACCATCCTCTCGGGGTGGCTCTCCTTGGCGAAAGGAGAGGTCTTCGAGTAGGTTATGGCGTCTTCCTCCTCCCTGAGAACGAGGTATCCCGGGGAGCGGATAATCTGTCCGTTAACCTCGATGTGGCCGTGGACAATGAGCTGCCTGGCCTGCCTGATGGTCCTGGCGAGTCCCTTCTTGTAGACTATCGTCTGAAGACGCCTGTCAAGGACGTCTTCAACGGTGAGTGAGAGAACATCATCTAGGACGGCATCGGCCGGAAGGAGGCCCAGCCTGTTGAGCCTCTGGAGGAGCTGAACCCTCTCGACCTCGGCCTGCTTACCCCTCGCCGCAAGGAGGCGCCTGGCCCTACGCCTGAACTCCTTGAGCTGGGTCTCGTGGCGCCAGAGCTCCTTCTTGTTCTTGAGGGCGTACTTCTTCATGAGGACTCTCTCGCGGTCGAGCCTCTCCTTAATCCAGGGGTGAGAGGGAGTTTCGTACTTCTTCCTCTGCCTCTTAGGGTCTCCCATCTAAACCACCTCACTTCTTCTTTCTTCTCACGCCAACGGTGGTACCGTGCCTGAAGTTCGACCTGGTCCTCTGTCCCCTGAGCGGCAGTCCGAGCTCGTGCCTTATGCCACGGTAAGCCCTGATGCGCCTGAGCCTGTTGACGTCCTCACGCCAGGCCATGACGAGCTTGGCGGTGATAAGGTGCATGTCCTTGCCGGTCTCGTAGTCCTTCGGCCTGTTGACCGCCCAAGCTGGTATGCCGTGGGCTATCGGGTCTTCGAGCACTTTCTCAATCTTCTTGACCTGCTCGTCGGTCAGGTAACCGGTCTTCATGTATGGATCGATCCCTGCAACCCTGAGCATCATGGTCGCGAAGTTTATACCTATGCCTCTAATGCCCGTGAGGGCCCATCTAAGTTGCTTATTTCCGTCCAGATCAACTCCCGCTACACGGACGATGTGTCTGAAGTTGTCCGTCATTACGAATACACCTCCATCTCAATCCTTCATAGAGGATTTTGGCGCCGGGACGGGGATTTGAACCCCGGTGTCCATACGGACACGGGCTCTCAAGGCCCGCGCCATCCCAGGCTAGGCGATCCCGGCATACACGCGGTAGCCGCTCCCCTTCGCCAGCTCTCTCACTTCGGTGAAGTGGTCATCCATTAAAGCCTTAATATACTTTGCCCCCTGCTTCGTCTTAATCACCAGTTGCAGGAGGCCTCCATCGTTGAGATGCCGGGGAGCGTTTATAACTATTTCCCTCAGCACTTCCTTCCCCGCGTGCACCGGGGGGTTAGTGATGATTGCGTCGAACTTCTCGCCCCTAACGGGTTCGTAGAGGCTTCCCCATCTCACCTCGGCGTTTCTAACGCCGTTGATTTTTAAATTTTTCCTCGCTATGCTGACAGCCCTTCTGTTCACGTCGGTCATGACAACGTAGTCCACGAAGCGCGAGGCGACGATTCCTATAGCACCGTAGCCGCAGCCCAAATCCAAGACGCGCCAGCCATCATCAAGTACCATGCTCTCTATCAACAGTTCAGTTCCTCTGTCGAGCTTCCCGAAGGAGAAGACACCGCTGGCGGTGATGAACTTGAAACACTGACCTCTAACGCAGACCTCTATGGTCTTCGTCTTCAGCGGGACGTTCGGCTCCTCGGAGTAGTAGTGGCTCATGGTCGGGGGTAAGAAAAGGGGTTTATAAATATAAGTCATGCCCGGGAGTTTCAGAGAGTTATGCCTTTGAACTTCGCCTAAACCCCACAAAAACCGTCACTATAACCACCACAAGCCATACCCATCCAGCCGCACCCAAATAAGCTGACGGAATGCTTCCGTTGCGGGTTCTCCAGACGAGGAAGCCCACGAGCACCATGAAGATTGCCATCTCCAGCTGGATTACCCACGAAACCCTGCCACGACCCGCGAATGAGTCCCTAAAGGCAAAAAGTAGGAAGAGGTAAATAAGCCCACCAATTATCGCCGTGTATGCACCGTACTCCAGCCAAACCATGTTCATTCCCTCACCATAATGTTCCACATTTAACCTTGATAAACCCTAGCGTATAGATGCATACTTGCATTGATGGACAATATCCATAGCATCCTGCAAGTGCCCCCCATGACCCAAATGCTCCAGCCGCAATACAGGCCAAGCACCCAGTTCCTGTTAAACAAGCTGCGGTGCACCCAATGACTATTCCATATAATACGCCACAGCAGGCTCCAACTATAACCCATGACGGAGCTTCTGGTTGGGTACATATGAACTTTATAGAGATGAGAGGATTCAAAGGGAATTCACACGCAGTCAATGAGTCCATACTAACGGTTACCTCAATCGTCCGGTATTGGTTATATTCTGCTGGAAGTTTTAGCTTTAGTCTCTTGCACACTTCCAAACTGAAGACTCAACAGCATGGCGAGCAACAACACGGCGCCAGCCTTCTTGATCCAACCCTTCACAGGGAACACCCCACAAGGTTATCACAATATGTAACGTTAAACTCCTTAAAAGCTTTTCCAATTACAAGTTTAAATTAGTTCCGTTTTTTTTTTCGTAGGATTTTCAATTTCCAACCATATCAAAACGACGAGAATGAAACGAAAGAAGCCAGAGTAAAAGAATGAACAAAAGAATACAAATGATGTTACTTGCACGCCAAAGTCTTGAGGGTGTTGGGGCGTTAGCCCCCCAGAGGTTTAGAGAAAAAGCGGGTTGTGGGGCGAAGTCCCACGCCGGGGGTTTGAGAGTACAGAGCAAGCTTTAGGAAAGCTTGACCAAAAGATAGTGATTCCTTTTTTAAGGTCCAATTTGGAGAACGTTTGCACCCTCACCCACAAGCTCTTTAAACGAGAATTCACCCCCATAACTTCCGAACAATGGTTTAACCCAAAAGCGCTCCGAAGGAGTGCGGAGAAAAGTAAACCCCGCAAATATCCCCCACTTAAGTAGAATTCTAAATCCGAGAAACAAATCTCAAAAGGCAAACACACACACAGAGGAGAAACCAATGAGAGAGTCACAAACTTTGATGAAACTTCGCGTACAGCCTTTAGAAAAGGCTGGCGAAAAAACACCTTCCCATTCCAAGAAGCAGAAAATCAGTTGTGCACTGATTGAATAATCCTAGGTAGGGGTTTAACGTCAATGGAAACCTTAAAGCGGTTCCAACTCATTATTGACGTCCTTCGGACGCAGTTTTAAAAGTGGAACATTCGCCAAAAAGTAAAGTTGAAAACAAACCCACTAAAAACTGAAAATCAAAAAAGCACCCAACTTCCGCCGGGACTTGCGTCAGCAAGGGCCGCTACCAGAGTTTGGGATACCAGTCCCTCGGCATGAAGACCTTGTCCACGTCTACCGCTATTCCCTTGCTCCTCTGGAGCATCTCACCGCTCGTCATGGTGGCCTTACCGAGTGCCACCAGCTCGTCCTTGAGGGTCATGACGGCAACGAGATCACCTTTTTTGATGCCTTTATGGAGCTTGACTATCCCCGGAACTGCCAAATCTGCGCCGTGAGTTACCGCCGCAACGGCTGAATCTCTAATCCACACCTTCGGCAGGTGTTCAACGGCCTTCTCCATCGGCTGTATCGCCTTCCTGAAGTACTCCTCGATACCGTCCTCCTTCCAGAAGTGGTAGTAGTCCACCAAGTCGTGGAGCGTCACGAGGGTTTCGTCCTCCTTGAACGGCCCACTCCTCGTTCTCCTCAGCTCGGCCATATGGGCACCGACTCCAAGGGCCAGGCCGATGTGGTGGATGAGCGACCTGATATAGGTTCCGGCCTCAACCCCAACGCGGAAGAGCACGTTCTTGCCGTCTATCTCCAGAATCTCGATGTAGTAGACCTTTCTCGTCCTCAGCCTTCTCTTGACCGCGCTTCTGAGTGGAGGCCTCTGGATTATCTCACCCTCAAATTCCTTCATAACCGCGCGGATTTTGTCCTCTGGAACGTCGCCGTGGAGATGCATTAAAGCAACGTACTCCTTTCCGGCTGGTAGGAGAGCCTGAACGACCCTCGTTGCCCTCTCAAGGGCAACCGGCAAAACGCCGCTGACCTTGGGGTCGAGGGTTCCGCCGTGGCCGGCCTTGTTGAGGTCGAAGAGCCTCTTGATCCAGGCAACGACCTCATGACTCGTAGGGCCAGGGGGCTTGTCGAGGTTTATTATCCCGAACTGCATGTGCATCTCCATCGGTCTCTTCCCCGGTGGAAAGCCCCACTTTGGATTCGTCTCGGCCTTCTCGTCCTTAACCAGGACATCTCGCTTTATGTCAGCCGGAAGGATTCTCCTCACTTCGTCCCTCGCCATGAGCATCACCCGATGAGCGTTATCGCCCTAAGTTCGGGATAGCGCCTTATAAACCTGAGCTTAGTATTTAAACCGATAGGTAAAGACCGGCCAGTTGGGGAGATATTTGACGAGTTTCAGGTAGCCCGGCACAAAGACCTCTCTCTTGCCCTTTTCGAGCCCCTTGAACACCGCCCGTGCAACCTCTTCCGGCTCTATCGAGCCCTTCGGAACCTTTCCGTTCCAGAATCCGGTCTTGACCTGCTTGGGATACACCCTCATAACACGGATCCCCCTGTCCAGGAGCTCCTTTTCGAGGTTCACTGCCAAGTAGTGGAGTGCACCCTTAGAGGCACAGTAGGAGGGAATCTCCGGTACGTTGATAAAAGCAACGCCACTGATTATGAACACCACAGTCGAACCCTTCTGAAGCATCGGGAGAACCGCATTTGTAAGTTCCACCGGGGCGAGTGCGTTCACCCGGAACAGGTTCTCCAGCTCCTCGCCCGAGTGCTCAAGGAGAGGCTTTCTCACCGCAAGGCCGGCATTGTTTATGAGAAGGTCAATCTTTTGCACACCGAGACTCTCAAGCCCCCTCAGAATTGTGCCTGGGAATTCTTCTTTACTCAAATCGGCGATTATGTATTCAAAGGCAGAGAGTCTCTCCTGAAGTTCACGGAGTTTTTCCTCGTTCCTGGCCACTCCAATAACACGATAGTCCCTCTCAATGAGGCCCTCAACGAGAAGCCTCCCGATGCCCCCGGTCGCACCCGTCACCAGCGCGGTTCTCATGAAATCCACCAGAAGAATTTTGGGAACCAGAACTTAAAAGCGTTGAGAAGTGAAGGGAGGCCAAAAGGCCTCGGTCTCACTCAAGGCTGATTCCAGCCTGCTCAAGGGCGGCCTTGACGGCCTCGTCGTCGGCGCCGCGCTCGATGTTGACCCTCTCCGGAAGGGGCTCAAGGTGCTTGACGTTCATCCTCCTGCGCTTTACCTTGTTGAGGCCAGCGCCTGTAACGAGGACGAAGTTCCTGTCGATGATGTCAACGACGACGACCTTCTGGCCGGCCCTCCTTCCGGCTATTATAACGGCAAGCCTTCCGACCTCAATAGCTGGCATTCATCCCACCTCCTCATTTTTTGTTGCCCGGGTTTGCACCCGACCCCGCGTCACCGTCGGGGTATAGGTGGTCGATGGCGGCCTTCACAATCGCGAAGACGCCATCGGGATCCCAATGGGCAGTGTTTATGATTAGATCATAAATCGACTTGTCGTCGATGTCAATCCCGTAGAGGTTTAAATACCTTTTCCTGTTCCCCTTCTCACGCTCGGCAATCTGTACGAAGGCCTCCTCAACGGAGATGCCCTCCCTGCGGGCAACCCGCCTGGCACGCTCCATTATCGGAGCGTCGAGCCATATCTTCAGGTCAGCGTCCTTAACCATCCATCCAGCGAGGCGGCCCTCTATAACGACGTTGCACTCCTTGGCTGCCTCGACCTGCCTCCTGTCGACTTCGCGGTCGATTTCAGGGTGAAGCTCGGCGTACTCCTGAAACTCCTGGAGGCTCATCCCCATTTCCTCAGCCATCTGCCGG
This window of the Thermococcus thermotolerans genome carries:
- a CDS encoding 30S ribosomal protein S4, with the protein product MGDPKRQRKKYETPSHPWIKERLDRERVLMKKYALKNKKELWRHETQLKEFRRRARRLLAARGKQAEVERVQLLQRLNRLGLLPADAVLDDVLSLTVEDVLDRRLQTIVYKKGLARTIRQARQLIVHGHIEVNGQIIRSPGYLVLREEEDAITYSKTSPFAKESHPERMVIEQAKQGGEA
- a CDS encoding 50S ribosomal protein L18e, whose protein sequence is MVKRTGPTDINLRRLIRYLRKKSNEEGVKIWKDVAWRLERPRRQRAEVNVSRINRYTKEGDTIIVPGSVLGAGKLEHKVTVAAWKFSETAKKKIIEAGGEVLTIEELIERNPKGSGVIIME
- the cmk gene encoding (d)CMP kinase, encoding MPKGCLVITVSGLAGSGTTTLCRNLARHYGFKHIYAGLIFRQMAEEMGMSLQEFQEYAELHPEIDREVDRRQVEAAKECNVVIEGRLAGWMVKDADLKIWLDAPIMERARRVARREGISVEEAFVQIAEREKGNRKRYLNLYGIDIDDKSIYDLIINTAHWDPDGVFAIVKAAIDHLYPDGDAGSGANPGNKK
- a CDS encoding 30S ribosomal protein S9 is translated as MKVIQTAGKRKTAIARATIREGKGRVRINHKPVEIIEPEIARFTIMEPLVLAGEEIVSKVDIDVKVEGGGFMGQAEAARVAIARALVEWTNDMNLKEKFMKYDRTMLVGDSRRTEPHKPNRSTKGPRAKRQKSYR
- a CDS encoding 50S ribosomal protein L14e, whose amino-acid sequence is MPAIEVGRLAVIIAGRRAGQKVVVVDIIDRNFVLVTGAGLNKVKRRRMNVKHLEPLPERVNIERGADDEAVKAALEQAGISLE
- a CDS encoding DNA-directed RNA polymerase subunit N; translated protein: MIVPVRCFTCGKVIGDKYYEFKARIEKGEDPEKVLDDLGIERYCCRRTLLSHVELIDQVMVYRVY
- a CDS encoding SDR family NAD(P)-dependent oxidoreductase, which translates into the protein MRTALVTGATGGIGRLLVEGLIERDYRVIGVARNEEKLRELQERLSAFEYIIADLSKEEFPGTILRGLESLGVQKIDLLINNAGLAVRKPLLEHSGEELENLFRVNALAPVELTNAVLPMLQKGSTVVFIISGVAFINVPEIPSYCASKGALHYLAVNLEKELLDRGIRVMRVYPKQVKTGFWNGKVPKGSIEPEEVARAVFKGLEKGKREVFVPGYLKLVKYLPNWPVFTYRFKY
- a CDS encoding 30S ribosomal protein S13, which translates into the protein MTDNFRHIVRVAGVDLDGNKQLRWALTGIRGIGINFATMMLRVAGIDPYMKTGYLTDEQVKKIEKVLEDPIAHGIPAWAVNRPKDYETGKDMHLITAKLVMAWREDVNRLRRIRAYRGIRHELGLPLRGQRTRSNFRHGTTVGVRRKKK
- a CDS encoding DNA-directed RNA polymerase subunit D; this translates as MEPKFQILEKREDSIRFIIEGVDVPFANALRRTILAEVPTFAVDEVEFFENDSALFDEIIAHRLAMIPLTTPVERFSLDALELDDYTVTLSLEAEGPGMVYSGDLKSDDEGIKPANPDIPIVKLAEGQRLTLNAYARLGRGKDHAKWQPGFVYYKYLTKIHVSKEVPDWEELKKLAERRGLPVNETEEELIITTTKAFYLPRKFEAYQGDTIREEVVPGTFVFTVETNGELPVEEIVAIALKILMRKSDRFISELHKLASD
- a CDS encoding DNA-directed RNA polymerase subunit K; the encoded protein is MFRYTRFEKARIIGARALQIAMGAPILIDVPEGITPLDAALLEFEKGIIPLTVIRPS
- a CDS encoding RNA-guided pseudouridylation complex pseudouridine synthase subunit Cbf5 → MARDEVRRILPADIKRDVLVKDEKAETNPKWGFPPGKRPMEMHMQFGIINLDKPPGPTSHEVVAWIKRLFDLNKAGHGGTLDPKVSGVLPVALERATRVVQALLPAGKEYVALMHLHGDVPEDKIRAVMKEFEGEIIQRPPLRSAVKRRLRTRKVYYIEILEIDGKNVLFRVGVEAGTYIRSLIHHIGLALGVGAHMAELRRTRSGPFKEDETLVTLHDLVDYYHFWKEDGIEEYFRKAIQPMEKAVEHLPKVWIRDSAVAAVTHGADLAVPGIVKLHKGIKKGDLVAVMTLKDELVALGKATMTSGEMLQRSKGIAVDVDKVFMPRDWYPKLW
- the rplM gene encoding 50S ribosomal protein L13, which translates into the protein MRIINAEGLILGRLASKVAKMLLEGEEVIIVNADKAIITGNREDIFAKYKQRTELRTRTNPRRGPFYPKRSDEIVRRTVRGMLPWKTDRGRKAFKRLKVYVGVPKEFEGRELETIIEAHMSRLATPKYVTVGEVAKFLGGKF
- a CDS encoding class I SAM-dependent methyltransferase, with translation MSHYYSEEPNVPLKTKTIEVCVRGQCFKFITASGVFSFGKLDRGTELLIESMVLDDGWRVLDLGCGYGAIGIVASRFVDYVVMTDVNRRAVSIARKNLKINGVRNAEVRWGSLYEPVRGEKFDAIITNPPVHAGKEVLREIVINAPRHLNDGGLLQLVIKTKQGAKYIKALMDDHFTEVRELAKGSGYRVYAGIA
- a CDS encoding 30S ribosomal protein S11, with product MSEEQTQQVNLKKKEKWGVAHIYSSYNNTIIHITDLTGAETVSRWSGGMVVKADRDEPSPYAAMIAARRAAEEAMEKGFVGVHIKVRAPGGSKSKSPGPGAQAAIRALARAGLRIGRVEDVTPIPHDGTRPKGGRRGRRV